In one window of Skermanella rosea DNA:
- a CDS encoding methyl-accepting chemotaxis protein has translation MGGREEQGSGPGRSRFSLRSINQKVILSVALLLIGGLGGLVAYQSYTSRVLALSTFDDSNAILTATLGDNMSSAVKYARTEALANSYKEIAQNPRAGLDGVIVQAADGKLLNEFAQPGFDKALLQAFVESHKLPADSNIVTASTDDHTYMIIPVAFGAQRERIGTLAVAWSRAAVMKAIADDTMASALISIGIVAALVTALYLLLRLVVIRPTGVISEAMAKITRGDLDFELDLIRRGDEIGTMARAVGVFRENALKVLDFAREQDRLKAEAEQKRVEMVGSMANDFDRKMASVLDTVSRSAEEMASFARAMSEKMNEAERGTAEITRATDNTISNVGNIAAATEELSATTSEIAQRINESVDVARKTATAADQTSRTIADLAAQALKIGDIVQLINDIAGKTNLLALNATIEAARAGEAGRGFAVVASEVKALASQTAQATDEITHQIMGVQQVTNRAVEEIRTISAVADGAREIASGIAAAVEEQNITTQDISQAAAHAANGTQAVASNINVVTLGVVDASQTTRQLLEASQEVTKQFDYLRAQVKQFLNDMRAA, from the coding sequence ATGGGAGGGCGTGAGGAGCAAGGCTCGGGGCCGGGCAGGAGCAGGTTTTCGCTCAGGAGCATCAACCAGAAAGTCATCCTGTCCGTGGCGCTGCTGCTGATCGGCGGACTCGGCGGGCTCGTGGCCTATCAGAGCTACACGTCGCGTGTCCTGGCGCTCAGCACCTTCGACGACAGCAACGCCATCCTCACCGCGACCCTGGGCGACAACATGTCCAGCGCGGTGAAATATGCGCGGACCGAGGCACTCGCCAACTCCTACAAGGAGATCGCGCAGAACCCCCGCGCCGGGCTGGACGGGGTGATCGTGCAGGCCGCCGACGGCAAGCTCCTGAACGAGTTCGCTCAGCCCGGCTTCGACAAGGCCCTGCTCCAGGCCTTCGTCGAGTCCCACAAGCTGCCGGCGGACAGCAACATCGTCACGGCCTCGACCGACGACCATACCTACATGATCATCCCGGTGGCGTTCGGCGCCCAGCGCGAGCGGATCGGCACGCTGGCGGTGGCCTGGAGCCGCGCCGCCGTGATGAAGGCGATCGCGGACGACACCATGGCGTCGGCCCTGATCTCCATCGGGATCGTGGCGGCACTCGTGACCGCGCTCTACCTGCTGCTGCGACTCGTCGTGATCCGCCCGACCGGGGTCATCTCCGAAGCCATGGCGAAGATCACCCGCGGCGACCTGGATTTCGAGCTGGACCTGATCCGGCGCGGCGACGAGATCGGCACGATGGCGCGCGCCGTCGGCGTCTTCCGCGAGAACGCCCTCAAGGTCCTCGACTTCGCCCGCGAGCAGGACCGCCTGAAGGCGGAGGCCGAGCAGAAGCGGGTCGAGATGGTCGGCAGCATGGCCAACGACTTCGACCGCAAGATGGCGTCCGTGCTCGACACCGTGTCGCGGTCGGCTGAGGAGATGGCCTCCTTCGCCCGCGCCATGTCGGAGAAGATGAACGAGGCCGAGCGCGGCACCGCGGAAATCACCCGGGCCACCGACAACACCATCTCCAACGTCGGCAACATCGCCGCCGCGACGGAGGAGCTGTCCGCCACCACCAGCGAGATCGCCCAGCGGATCAACGAGAGCGTGGACGTCGCCCGCAAGACCGCCACCGCCGCCGACCAGACCAGCCGGACCATCGCCGACCTAGCCGCCCAGGCGCTCAAGATCGGCGACATCGTCCAACTCATCAACGACATCGCGGGCAAGACGAACCTGCTGGCGCTGAACGCCACGATCGAGGCGGCGCGCGCGGGAGAAGCCGGCCGGGGCTTCGCCGTCGTCGCGTCGGAGGTCAAGGCCCTGGCCAGCCAGACCGCCCAGGCGACCGACGAGATCACCCACCAGATCATGGGCGTCCAGCAGGTCACCAACCGCGCGGTGGAGGAGATCCGCACGATCTCGGCCGTCGCCGACGGCGCGCGGGAGATCGCTTCGGGCATCGCCGCCGCCGTGGAGGAGCAGAACATCACCACCCAGGACATCTCGCAGGCTGCCGCCCACGCCGCCAACGGCACCCAGGCGGTCGCCAGCAACATCAACGTGGTGACGCTGGGAGTGGTCGACGCCAGCCAGACGACCCGCCAGCTGCTGGAGGCGAGCCAGGAGGTGACGAAGCAGTTCGATTACCTGCGGGCCCAGGTGAAGCAGTTCCTCAACGACATGCGCGCCGCGTAG
- a CDS encoding phytanoyl-CoA dioxygenase family protein — translation MTVLDVVLHKTLPFDMRWNLVKRRPRVALSKHQIDTFWKEGYLTIPDFIDTAQVDEIDRSFQRLFRTRAGWKEGDFYDIAGLDQGDEFKLPQLLHPAKYAPELLRTAFWANAEAVAKTLLGADARFSFDHAISKPPHPDSATPWHQDQAFHRAGSHVENITIWLPLQDVDEENGCLTFVPESHTGPMLTHRNYRDDKRIEGLEAVGVDLDKAVTVPLRKGSVSIHHSRTLHYAGPNLSNQPRKVYSLLFAVQKPEPVVAVDYPWNVDKPTARLERKRAYEQRWSNRAQRRIKNALSSTLHRVIGRSGG, via the coding sequence TTGACCGTCCTCGACGTGGTTCTCCACAAGACGCTCCCGTTCGACATGCGCTGGAACCTAGTGAAGCGCCGGCCCCGGGTGGCGCTCAGCAAGCATCAGATCGACACTTTCTGGAAGGAGGGGTACCTGACGATCCCCGACTTCATCGATACCGCCCAGGTCGACGAGATCGACCGCTCCTTCCAGCGGCTGTTCCGGACCCGTGCCGGCTGGAAAGAGGGCGACTTCTACGACATCGCCGGGCTGGACCAGGGCGACGAGTTCAAGCTGCCGCAGCTGCTCCACCCCGCCAAATACGCGCCGGAACTGCTGCGCACGGCGTTCTGGGCCAACGCCGAGGCGGTTGCGAAGACCCTGCTCGGCGCGGACGCGCGCTTCTCGTTCGATCACGCGATCAGCAAGCCGCCGCATCCCGACTCCGCCACTCCCTGGCACCAGGACCAGGCGTTCCACCGGGCCGGAAGCCATGTGGAGAACATCACCATCTGGCTGCCCCTGCAGGACGTGGACGAGGAGAACGGCTGCCTGACCTTCGTTCCGGAGAGCCATACCGGGCCGATGCTGACTCACCGCAACTACCGCGACGACAAGCGGATCGAGGGCCTGGAGGCGGTCGGGGTCGATCTGGACAAGGCCGTGACGGTGCCGCTGCGCAAGGGCTCCGTCTCGATCCACCACAGCCGCACGCTGCACTATGCCGGGCCGAATCTCTCGAATCAGCCCCGTAAGGTCTATTCGCTGCTGTTCGCCGTGCAGAAGCCGGAACCGGTGGTAGCGGTCGATTATCCCTGGAACGTGGACAAACCGACCGCCCGGCTGGAGCGCAAGCGGGCCTACGAGCAGCGCTGGTCCAACAGGGCGCAGCGGAGGATCAAGAACGCCCTGTCGAGCACCCTGCACCGGGTCATCGGCCGAAGCGGCGGCTGA
- a CDS encoding terminase small subunit, whose protein sequence is MQPAPHSSSTPVIRLTAHQEAFCQAMAENVGGAEAARRAGYSPNGAKQRGAFLMTQPEIRIRVDQLRAARAASHEADLEEAAETVKTIIAEAMDRKSLSLALRAVELRLKLRGVIRDKRIPHHYVSDAPHPDADLEQLDFDPAEDDDAPVAEMPAEVPAEVSAGGRAETVTPDSDPAPPPAAAGRPTSANPTQKPFRHREQGGGPGRQGHRDRRAA, encoded by the coding sequence ATGCAACCAGCCCCACATTCCTCATCCACCCCGGTGATCCGCCTGACCGCCCACCAGGAGGCGTTCTGCCAAGCCATGGCCGAGAATGTCGGCGGGGCGGAGGCGGCCCGGCGGGCGGGCTATTCGCCGAACGGGGCGAAGCAGCGCGGAGCCTTCCTGATGACGCAGCCGGAAATCCGCATCCGGGTCGATCAGCTCCGTGCCGCCCGCGCCGCCAGCCACGAGGCCGACCTGGAGGAGGCGGCGGAGACCGTCAAGACCATCATCGCCGAGGCCATGGACAGGAAGTCGCTGTCGCTCGCCTTGCGCGCGGTCGAATTGCGGCTCAAACTGCGCGGCGTGATCCGGGACAAGCGGATTCCCCACCACTACGTCAGCGACGCCCCGCATCCCGACGCCGACCTGGAGCAGCTGGATTTCGACCCGGCCGAGGATGACGACGCCCCGGTGGCCGAGATGCCGGCCGAGGTGCCGGCCGAGGTGTCGGCAGGGGGGCGGGCCGAAACAGTGACCCCGGATAGTGACCCTGCGCCGCCGCCCGCCGCCGCCGGGCGGCCGACTTCGGCAAACCCCACGCAGAAGCCGTTCCGCCACCGCGAGCAGGGCGGCGGCCCGGGCCGCCAAGGGCACCGGGACCGCCGCGCCGCTTAA